TCAGTTTTTGGGAAGCTTACGTTTCTGAAAGCAGTAGCTGTTTTACTTGTTGTCAAAACAGGCCTGACGTTTTTACCTTTCGGGACGTTCAGAAAGATATTTGCCTGGTTTTCCAGGCCTTCGGGGATCTCCGGGTATTCAGACGCGCAGATAGATGAGGTGGTGTGGAGCGTGAAAACTGCTGCGAATTTGTTGCCGGTAACTTTACTTTGCCTGCCGCGTGCACTGGCTGCAAAATACCTGTTGAAAAACGAGGCCTCGTTAACGTTACAGATCGGGGTGGAAATCAATAGTCAAAAAGCTTTCGAGGCGCATGCCTGGGTTGAAAAAAATGGGCTGATCATCATAGGTGACTGGCCCGAATCCGTATCATATCATCGCCTCTGGGCTTGGGAATGATACTCGTCCAAAACATTCAGATGTATTTTTATAGAGCTTTCGGACTAAACATACACGCACAAATAGAATTACCGGAATTATCTCCTTCGGATAACTTGGCGCCGGTTGATCTCATGATTGAAATCGGGCAGGTCATTTTGCCCAAAACCAGGAAAACCAGGATATACAGAAGAGGGATCCGGGCTGATTTTGGTTCTGACGACCAACAAAATATTTTTTTACACTGGGAGGGAGTCGCCGACTATCAGGCTATTGACGGACACAAACTATTGATAGCCCCAGCCACAGAAGACAAAAATTTACTCAGTCTTTTTACCGTTAGCGAAGCGCTGGGGCTGATCCTGTTTCAGAGAGGCTTGTTTTTACTTCATGCAAGTGCTGTAAAGGTAGGGGACAGGGCTTGGTGTTTTATGGGTAACCCTGGGGCTGGGAAATCAACAACCGCCGCGGCATTCCTGAAAAGCGGGCATCGATTACTAAGCGATGATCTTACGGCCATTACGTTTGATAAGGACGGACAGGCTTTTATAGTTCCGGCTTATCCTCAGTTAAAAATTTGGGACAATACCGTTTCTGGATTAAACTATGATCCTAAAACTCTGGAACCGGTAAGTGAAGGTGTCAACAAGTATTCCTTTCAGCCCAGAACGCATTTTTCGCATGAACCTGTCAGGCTTGGGCATATAATCTTTTTGCATAAGGCCAAAAACAAGCCTGCAAAAGAAGAGTTGGGCCCAGCGAAGGTACCAATAGAGTTGTTAAAGAATTTTCCATTACCTGCTGGAATTCTAAAGGGAAATCTATTGAAGAATCACTTCTTGCAAAGCTTCCAGTGTGCCCGGTCGGCGAGGCTCTGGAGCAAAAGAAGGCCGAAATCATTTGACGATCTGGAGTCATGGGCCAAGTCTCCTGATACCTTCTAGGCAATGGCAAAGGATAAAGCGCTCTCCCGTGAACTAGCTTTTCTGACAGCCGTATGTCTGGATATCCCTCCAGACCCGGACAGGTACCCGGCAGATATGAACCGGTTGAAAAAAATGGCACGCTGGCACGGTCTCCGGCCTCTGGTGCTGGACTACATCATCCGGCATAAAATTGATATTCCCTTTATTGAGGAGCTCAAAGCGGATTGCCGGGATACTGCATTTTTCAATCTCATTATGGTCAGGGAACTGACTTCCTTGCAGGAGCTCATGTCCAGGAAAGGGGTAGATTGTTACGCTTACAAAGGTAGCTTCTGGTCCGACTGGCTTTATGACGATATTTCCCTACGCGAGTACGGCGACATCGATTTACTCGTACCGGAAAAGTCGGTGA
This portion of the Dyadobacter sp. CECT 9275 genome encodes:
- a CDS encoding lasso peptide biosynthesis B2 protein; the protein is MGKLSRYWNRWVALSVFGKLTFLKAVAVLLVVKTGLTFLPFGTFRKIFAWFSRPSGISGYSDAQIDEVVWSVKTAANLLPVTLLCLPRALAAKYLLKNEASLTLQIGVEINSQKAFEAHAWVEKNGLIIIGDWPESVSYHRLWAWE
- a CDS encoding phosphoenolpyruvate carboxykinase (ATP); amino-acid sequence: MYFYRAFGLNIHAQIELPELSPSDNLAPVDLMIEIGQVILPKTRKTRIYRRGIRADFGSDDQQNIFLHWEGVADYQAIDGHKLLIAPATEDKNLLSLFTVSEALGLILFQRGLFLLHASAVKVGDRAWCFMGNPGAGKSTTAAAFLKSGHRLLSDDLTAITFDKDGQAFIVPAYPQLKIWDNTVSGLNYDPKTLEPVSEGVNKYSFQPRTHFSHEPVRLGHIIFLHKAKNKPAKEELGPAKVPIELLKNFPLPAGILKGNLLKNHFLQSFQCARSARLWSKRRPKSFDDLESWAKSPDTF